In Scylla paramamosain isolate STU-SP2022 chromosome 1, ASM3559412v1, whole genome shotgun sequence, one DNA window encodes the following:
- the LOC135101302 gene encoding uncharacterized protein LOC135101302: protein MTVIDPPDHAPGHRGPEIQVSGWGGTGPVEVQEGQQVEAQCVARGAYPHAAHLVHQRHGGAPAVRVEAEPETGGPQHLHDGGEAGAASQGEVGQPGSPSPSLRR, encoded by the exons ACCCACCGGACCACGCCCCGGGCCACAGGGGACCCGAGATCCAGGTGTCGGGGTGGGGCGGCACGGGGCCCGTGGAGGTGCAGGAGGGTCAGCAGGTGGAGGCTCAGTGCGTGGCTCGCGGCGCCTACCCCCATGCAGCTCACCTGGTACATCAACGAcacggag GTGCCCCAGCAGTACGTGTCGAAGCAGAGCCAGAGACAGGAGGACCTCAACACCTTCACGACGGTGGTGAGGCTGGAGCTGCCAGCCAGGGAGAGGTGGGACAACCAGGGTCGCCTTCACCTTCGCTGCGACGCTGA